The following are encoded in a window of Paenibacillaceae bacterium GAS479 genomic DNA:
- a CDS encoding iron complex transport system permease protein, whose protein sequence is MHEATSKRRGQYFGWKLAASLAILALCFLISLTFGAADTTFRDVWLALLSNSSEKAVLTIRELRLPRELAAMAVGAGLAVSGAVMQGMTRNPLADPGLLGLTAGANLMLAVTIAFFPGAGYMGIMAACFVGAGAAALLVFGVSASKQNRFSPLRIVLAGAAISALLFAAAEAIGLHFKISQQINMWNAGGVIGTTWKQLAIITPFIGLGIIAALLLSRQLTVLSMSEEVSAGLGQNTARAKTMLFIVVILLAGASVALVGNMAFVGLLIPHIARTVTGPDYRFVLPVSAVAGAALMLIADTLGRTINAPYETSLTAIVAMLGLPFFLWIVNRKGGAL, encoded by the coding sequence ATGCATGAGGCGACTAGCAAGCGTCGCGGACAATATTTTGGCTGGAAACTGGCGGCTTCGCTCGCCATTTTGGCCCTTTGCTTCTTGATCTCGCTTACTTTCGGAGCGGCAGATACAACTTTCCGGGATGTTTGGCTCGCCCTGCTCTCCAACTCTTCCGAAAAAGCCGTGCTGACAATCCGCGAGCTGCGGCTGCCGCGTGAGCTAGCAGCGATGGCCGTTGGCGCTGGGCTTGCCGTATCTGGAGCTGTCATGCAAGGCATGACTCGCAATCCGCTGGCCGATCCCGGCCTGCTCGGCTTGACCGCCGGCGCGAATTTGATGCTCGCCGTCACTATCGCCTTCTTCCCTGGAGCCGGTTATATGGGCATAATGGCGGCATGTTTTGTCGGAGCAGGCGCAGCGGCTTTACTCGTCTTCGGTGTGAGCGCCTCCAAGCAGAACCGCTTCTCTCCTCTGCGCATCGTGCTGGCCGGTGCGGCCATATCAGCTCTGCTCTTTGCAGCAGCTGAGGCGATCGGTCTTCATTTTAAAATTTCGCAGCAGATTAATATGTGGAACGCCGGTGGAGTCATCGGTACGACCTGGAAGCAACTCGCTATCATTACGCCTTTCATCGGACTCGGCATCATCGCCGCTCTGCTGCTGTCGCGACAACTGACTGTGCTGAGCATGAGCGAAGAGGTTTCCGCTGGCCTCGGCCAGAATACCGCACGCGCCAAAACAATGCTGTTCATCGTTGTTATTCTGCTAGCCGGAGCCTCAGTGGCATTAGTTGGCAATATGGCTTTCGTCGGGCTGTTGATCCCTCATATCGCACGGACCGTGACTGGACCGGATTACCGATTCGTCCTGCCGGTATCCGCCGTAGCTGGTGCAGCATTGATGCTGATCGCCGATACACTCGGACGCACGATTAATGCGCCTTATGAAACTTCCCTGACCGCGATTGTCGCTATGCTCGGCTTGCCATTTTTCCTCTGGATCGTCAACCGCAAAGGAGGTGCGCTTTAA
- a CDS encoding iron complex transport system substrate-binding protein, producing the protein MRKIWFPLVLIFMLVLSACGSKGNVNNSSNTASAGSENTAASNAAVNNAASGEAASGTITYQSENGPIEVPANPQRVVVVSSYAGNVMALDVPLVGVDSWSKANPRYQDKVASVEEVSEENIEKIIELNPDLIIGLSTVKNLDKLQEIAPTVTYTYGKVDYLTQHLEIGKLLNKEKEAQTWIDDFKKRAAAAGEQIRAKIGDKTVSVVESFDNQMYVFGDNWGRGTEILYQEMKLTMPEKVKEMALKDGYYALSTEVLSQYAGDYLIISKYFDQENSFQQTDSYKNMPAVKNGQVFEADAKEFYFNDPITLDFQLEFFKEKFLGN; encoded by the coding sequence ATGAGAAAGATTTGGTTTCCCCTTGTTTTGATTTTCATGCTCGTGCTATCCGCTTGCGGAAGCAAAGGCAATGTAAACAATAGCAGCAACACAGCAAGTGCCGGCTCTGAGAATACTGCTGCCTCCAATGCAGCGGTGAATAATGCCGCTTCCGGCGAAGCAGCAAGCGGCACGATTACTTACCAGTCCGAGAATGGACCGATCGAGGTGCCTGCCAATCCGCAGCGCGTCGTAGTTGTATCCTCATATGCCGGTAACGTTATGGCACTGGATGTACCGCTCGTTGGTGTAGACAGCTGGTCCAAAGCGAATCCGCGCTACCAGGACAAAGTTGCTTCCGTCGAGGAAGTTAGCGAAGAGAACATCGAGAAAATCATCGAGCTTAATCCAGATCTCATCATCGGCTTGTCTACCGTTAAAAATTTAGACAAGCTGCAAGAGATTGCACCTACAGTGACCTATACTTACGGCAAGGTTGATTACTTGACGCAGCATCTGGAAATCGGCAAACTGCTGAATAAGGAAAAGGAAGCCCAAACGTGGATTGATGACTTTAAAAAGCGCGCCGCTGCTGCAGGCGAACAGATCCGCGCTAAAATCGGAGACAAAACGGTATCCGTCGTGGAAAGCTTTGATAATCAAATGTATGTGTTCGGCGACAACTGGGGCCGCGGTACAGAAATCCTTTATCAAGAGATGAAGCTGACCATGCCGGAGAAAGTCAAAGAAATGGCGCTTAAGGACGGTTACTACGCCCTGTCCACCGAGGTTTTATCCCAATATGCCGGCGACTACTTGATTATTAGCAAGTATTTCGACCAAGAGAACAGCTTCCAGCAAACTGATTCCTACAAAAACATGCCAGCTGTCAAGAACGGCCAAGTGTTTGAAGCGGACGCCAAAGAATTCTACTTTAACGACCCGATTACACTTGACTTCCAATTGGAATTCTTCAAAGAGAAATTCCTCGGTAACTAA
- a CDS encoding iron complex transport system permease protein: MVPSVRRKQRIALVVLFLLILLTMFISAGWGYSSLGYKRLLPVLFGDGSRKEDFILFSIRLPRIFITVLAGVGLALSGAILQRITRNDLADPGIIGINAGAGLGVAVFFLYMPIEPGNFVFLLTAVAFVGAMLTAFFIYLFSFRRGEGVNPVRLVLIGIGFSLSISGIMTVIISSVAEREKVDFIAKWLAGSIWGTDWIFIWALLPWLLILIPFTLYKANQLNLLELSEPVAVGIGLPVQKERVWLLITAVALAASSVAVTGGISFIGLMAPHIAKSLVGPRNQLSLPIAMLIGGWLLLAADTIGRNLADPSGVPAGVVAAFIGAPYFVYLLLRRTA; the protein is encoded by the coding sequence ATGGTCCCTTCCGTACGTCGCAAGCAGCGCATCGCACTCGTCGTCCTGTTCCTGCTCATCCTCCTGACCATGTTCATCAGCGCAGGATGGGGCTATTCCTCGCTCGGTTATAAACGACTTTTGCCCGTATTATTCGGGGACGGTTCGCGCAAAGAGGATTTTATACTGTTCTCGATCCGCCTTCCCCGAATTTTCATCACGGTGCTAGCCGGTGTGGGTCTCGCTCTTTCGGGTGCTATTTTACAGCGCATCACTCGCAATGATTTGGCAGATCCGGGCATCATCGGCATTAATGCTGGCGCTGGCCTTGGGGTCGCCGTTTTCTTCCTGTACATGCCGATCGAACCCGGTAATTTCGTCTTTTTACTTACAGCAGTTGCTTTCGTAGGCGCAATGCTCACCGCGTTTTTCATATACTTATTCTCCTTCCGCAGAGGAGAAGGGGTTAATCCAGTACGGCTCGTACTAATCGGCATCGGATTCTCCCTATCAATCTCCGGCATCATGACGGTTATCATCTCCTCGGTCGCGGAGCGGGAAAAGGTCGATTTCATCGCCAAATGGCTGGCCGGCAGTATCTGGGGAACAGACTGGATCTTTATCTGGGCCCTGCTGCCATGGCTGCTGATTCTTATCCCTTTTACTCTGTACAAAGCCAACCAGCTGAACCTGCTGGAGCTGAGCGAACCGGTCGCGGTAGGTATTGGCCTGCCGGTGCAAAAAGAACGCGTCTGGCTGCTCATTACCGCCGTAGCGCTGGCCGCTTCTTCAGTAGCTGTTACCGGCGGTATCAGCTTCATCGGATTGATGGCGCCGCATATCGCTAAGTCGCTCGTCGGACCTCGCAATCAGCTGTCACTGCCGATTGCGATGCTGATCGGCGGCTGGCTACTGCTCGCAGCGGACACAATCGGTCGCAATTTGGCCGACCCGAGCGGCGTTCCCGCCGGAGTTGTCGCCGCCTTTATCGGCGCACCCTATTTCGTTTACCTGCTGCTCAGGCGGACAGCTTAG
- a CDS encoding endoglucanase, whose amino-acid sequence MDQMEQRLKELTECHGVPGHEGAVRELMKSYLEPLSEQIVTDRLGSVFGIKTGAEAGPKIMLAGHLDEIGFMVTQITSKGFLRFTQLGGWWPHNLLSHRVLVKTRKGDHIGLIGSKPPHVLTPNERSKVLQLKDLYIDIGAKNEEDAREMGVRPGDWIVPVSDFFTMRGGDLWAGKALDNRAGCSLAVEVLSRLQDGSHPNIVYAGATVQEEVGLRGAGTAANLVQPDIAFALDVGIAYDTPGSESGSMTCNVGDGPLILLMDSSMISHGGLRRLAVDTAEELGIKIQFDAMTGGGTDGGKFHTSGIGCPTLAIGFATRYIHSHNAVMSRSDFDKAAELLTALVRKLDRETVDQLFRS is encoded by the coding sequence ATGGACCAAATGGAACAAAGGCTAAAAGAACTAACGGAATGCCATGGAGTACCGGGGCATGAGGGCGCAGTTCGGGAGCTGATGAAAAGTTATTTAGAGCCCCTGAGCGAGCAAATTGTAACAGATCGATTGGGAAGTGTGTTTGGCATCAAGACCGGTGCTGAGGCAGGGCCAAAAATCATGCTCGCCGGCCATCTGGACGAGATCGGCTTCATGGTTACGCAAATTACCTCTAAGGGCTTCCTGCGCTTCACTCAGCTCGGGGGCTGGTGGCCGCATAATCTGTTGTCTCACCGGGTTCTCGTCAAGACTCGCAAAGGCGACCACATTGGCCTGATTGGCTCCAAACCGCCCCATGTGCTTACGCCGAACGAGCGGAGTAAAGTGCTCCAGCTCAAAGATCTGTACATAGACATCGGCGCTAAAAATGAAGAGGATGCCCGTGAAATGGGCGTGCGGCCCGGCGACTGGATCGTGCCGGTCAGCGATTTCTTCACGATGCGCGGCGGGGATCTATGGGCAGGCAAAGCGCTCGACAACCGCGCCGGCTGCTCATTGGCTGTAGAGGTGCTTTCGCGCCTGCAGGATGGATCGCATCCAAATATCGTTTACGCCGGCGCAACCGTCCAAGAAGAGGTCGGCTTGCGCGGCGCCGGAACAGCGGCCAATTTGGTCCAGCCTGATATCGCGTTTGCTCTGGATGTCGGTATCGCCTATGACACCCCGGGCAGCGAATCGGGTTCAATGACCTGTAATGTCGGCGATGGACCGCTCATTTTGCTGATGGACTCCAGCATGATTTCGCATGGCGGCCTGCGTCGCCTCGCGGTTGATACAGCCGAAGAGCTTGGCATCAAAATCCAATTTGACGCCATGACAGGCGGTGGAACCGACGGCGGCAAGTTCCATACAAGCGGCATCGGCTGCCCGACATTAGCCATCGGCTTCGCCACTCGTTATATTCATAGCCACAACGCTGTCATGTCACGCAGCGATTTTGATAAGGCTGCCGAGCTGCTCACTGCACTCGTTCG